One segment of Microbacterium arborescens DNA contains the following:
- a CDS encoding LLM class flavin-dependent oxidoreductase, translated as MQFGIFSVSDITADPTTGHTPSEAEKIRAAVTIAKHAEEVGLDVYAIGEHHNPPFWSSSPTTTLAYIAAQTERLILSTATTLITTNDPVKIAEDYAMLQHLSGGRVDLIMGRGNTGPVYPWFGKDIRQGLPLAIENYALLHKLWREDVVDWEGKFRTPLQGFTSTPRPLDGVAPFVWHGSIRTPEIAEQAAYYGDGFFANNIFWPKEHYQRLIDLYRQRFAHYGHGTPEQAIVGLGGQVFMSANSQDAVRQFRPYFDNAPVYGHGPSLEDFSEMTPLTVGSPQQVIDRYAAMRETFGDYQRQLFLIDHAGLPLKTVLEQLDILGGEVVPVLRKELAQGRGADVPDAPTHAARVREVYGDGPAREARPRANRGDNLSGPSPYQDAPAPAGSAFGVAAAR; from the coding sequence ATGCAGTTCGGCATCTTCTCCGTGAGCGACATCACGGCCGACCCCACGACCGGCCACACCCCGAGCGAAGCGGAGAAGATCCGCGCAGCCGTGACCATCGCCAAGCACGCCGAGGAGGTCGGGCTCGACGTCTATGCGATCGGCGAGCACCACAACCCGCCGTTCTGGTCGTCGTCGCCCACCACGACCCTCGCCTACATCGCGGCGCAGACCGAGCGCCTCATCCTCTCGACGGCGACGACCCTGATCACGACGAACGACCCGGTGAAGATCGCCGAGGACTACGCGATGCTGCAGCACCTCTCGGGCGGCCGCGTCGACCTCATCATGGGACGCGGCAACACCGGTCCGGTCTACCCGTGGTTCGGCAAGGACATCCGTCAGGGCCTGCCGCTCGCGATCGAGAACTACGCCCTGCTGCACAAGCTGTGGCGTGAGGACGTCGTCGACTGGGAGGGCAAGTTCCGCACGCCGCTGCAGGGCTTCACCTCGACGCCCCGCCCGCTCGACGGCGTCGCGCCGTTCGTCTGGCACGGCTCGATCCGCACCCCCGAGATCGCGGAGCAGGCCGCCTACTACGGCGACGGCTTCTTCGCGAACAACATCTTCTGGCCCAAGGAGCACTACCAGCGCCTCATCGACCTGTACCGTCAGCGCTTCGCGCACTACGGTCACGGCACGCCCGAACAGGCGATCGTCGGGCTCGGCGGTCAGGTGTTCATGAGTGCGAACTCGCAGGATGCCGTCCGCCAGTTCCGCCCCTACTTCGACAACGCCCCCGTCTACGGCCACGGTCCTTCGCTCGAGGACTTCAGCGAGATGACGCCGCTTACCGTCGGGTCACCGCAGCAGGTCATCGACCGGTACGCGGCGATGCGCGAGACGTTCGGCGACTACCAGCGCCAGCTCTTCCTCATCGACCACGCGGGTCTTCCGCTGAAGACCGTGCTCGAGCAGCTCGACATCCTCGGCGGCGAGGTCGTCCCGGTGCTGCGCAAGGAGCTCGCTCAGGGTCGTGGAGCCGACGTCCCCGACGCGCCGACGCACGCCGCGCGCGTGCGCGAGGTCTACGGCGACGGCCCCGCCCGTGAGGCGCGTCCTCGCGCCAACCGCGGTGACAACCTCAGCGGCCCCTCGCCCTACCAGGATGCTCCGGCGCCCGCAGGTTCGGCCTTCGGTGTGGCGGCGGCACGATGA
- a CDS encoding CE1759 family FMN reductase, with amino-acid sequence MSARRIAVVSAGLSNPSSTRMLADRLATATIAELAASDITATADVIELRDLAHDITNNLLTGFAPPALESAINSVVSADALIAVTPIFSTSYSGLFKSFIDVLDPDSLTGKPVLIGANAGTARHSLAIDYAIRPLFAYLHAAPVSTGVFAASSDWGSKADEVAPLSARVERGARELAAAVVARTPVTDADPFDPASYLGEGKSFGHLLGGLAGE; translated from the coding sequence ATGAGCGCGCGGCGGATCGCCGTCGTGTCGGCGGGGCTGTCGAACCCGTCGTCGACGCGGATGCTGGCCGACCGTTTGGCGACGGCGACGATCGCGGAGCTCGCGGCATCCGACATCACCGCGACGGCCGACGTCATCGAGCTGCGCGATCTCGCGCACGACATCACCAACAACCTGCTGACGGGCTTCGCCCCGCCCGCGCTCGAGTCGGCGATCAACTCGGTCGTCTCGGCCGACGCGCTCATCGCCGTGACACCGATCTTCTCGACGAGCTACTCCGGGCTGTTCAAGTCGTTCATCGACGTGCTCGACCCCGACTCGCTCACGGGGAAGCCCGTGCTGATCGGGGCGAACGCGGGCACGGCTCGGCACTCGCTCGCAATCGACTACGCCATCCGGCCGCTGTTCGCGTATCTGCACGCAGCACCCGTGTCGACAGGTGTCTTCGCCGCGTCGAGCGACTGGGGGAGCAAGGCCGACGAGGTCGCTCCGCTGAGCGCCCGGGTCGAGCGCGGGGCACGTGAGCTCGCCGCCGCCGTCGTGGCACGCACGCCCGTCACGGACGCGGATCCGTTCGACCCCGCCTCGTACCTCGGCGAGGGCAAGTCGTTCGGTCACCTGCTCGGCGGTCTCGCGGGGGAGTGA
- a CDS encoding DedA family protein, which yields MPADLLTTIADGPWLLVGVFALVLLDSVLVVVPGEIAVTAAGALAAATGDPPLLGVVAVAASAAFCGDALCYAVGRRIGLRRWRWMRHRRVAEAFAWAGSRLSRGTATVVFTARFIPFARLAVNLTAGATRVPSGRFLPVAAIAATAWAAYQSIIGAAIGALLPDAPIVAVVVSVAAALALGAAIDVIAAALTRRRERVTPPRDRRAGDRTTCPRRGTRRGRTDPRP from the coding sequence GTGCCCGCCGACCTGCTGACAACGATCGCCGACGGGCCGTGGCTGCTCGTCGGGGTCTTCGCGCTCGTCCTGCTCGATTCCGTGCTGGTCGTCGTACCCGGTGAGATCGCGGTGACGGCGGCTGGTGCGCTCGCAGCCGCCACCGGCGACCCGCCGCTGCTCGGCGTCGTCGCAGTCGCCGCGTCCGCCGCGTTCTGCGGAGACGCCCTCTGCTACGCGGTGGGCCGCCGCATCGGACTGCGCCGTTGGCGGTGGATGCGGCATAGACGAGTGGCGGAGGCGTTCGCGTGGGCGGGGTCACGACTGTCGCGCGGCACCGCGACAGTCGTCTTCACCGCCCGCTTCATCCCGTTCGCGCGCCTCGCGGTCAACCTCACCGCGGGAGCCACGCGGGTGCCGTCCGGCCGTTTCCTCCCGGTGGCCGCGATCGCGGCCACCGCCTGGGCGGCCTACCAGAGCATCATCGGCGCCGCGATCGGCGCGCTGCTGCCCGACGCGCCGATCGTCGCGGTCGTCGTATCCGTCGCAGCGGCGCTCGCGCTGGGCGCCGCGATCGATGTGATCGCGGCCGCCCTCACGCGGCGCCGCGAGCGGGTCACTCCCCCGCGAGACCGCCGAGCAGGTGACCGAACGACTTGCCCTCGCCGAGGTACGAGGCGGGGTCGAACGGATCCGCGTCCGTGA
- a CDS encoding GDSL-type esterase/lipase family protein, with translation MRVAVVTESFLPHMNGVTGSVLRVLEHLEHRGHEAFVVAPGAGRRHPLAVPGRTVRSIPMPRYPAVRVAAPPVASVARALRAFRPDVVHLASPFLLGWQGLLAAEGLGLPSVAVYQTDVIAYTERYGVPHATALTAAHVRRLHRRATLTLAPADAARRQLQDLGVDRVAIWGRGVDGIRFAPHRRDEAWRGRVVPETADGDVVVGYVGRLAPEKQIEDLAALSSLPGVRLVIVGDGPSRTSLENLLPDAVFLGHLQGDALATAMASFDVFVHPGESETFGQTIQEAQASGVPVVATGRGGPLDLVRSSVDGWLYRPGDADDLRSRVADLAGDAAKRRAFGAAARDAVAGRTWESLGDALIGHYERAAELHAIDRVRRARVWPRAELPAAGEGPPLWRRYVALGDSITEGLCDTSRMPAGMHRGWADRLAQLLAAAAPRGSGGTGAFQYANLAVRSRRVRHLVDEQVPACLALRPDLVSVLIGANDLVQARVDVASVADEVEIAVRRLRESGADVLLATVFLPGRAAAGMFARRFAAYNARLRAVAASTGAILVDLEAVPELARLDLWADDKVHLRSRGHRIVAYRAAEALGVPHAEALAGLDEAFHLDDDPVVSGTWLRRDALPWVWRRLRGRTAGDGVSPKLPAYVRIGPTAPHHSSQPH, from the coding sequence GTGAGAGTCGCGGTGGTCACCGAGTCGTTCCTGCCCCACATGAACGGGGTCACCGGTTCCGTGCTGCGGGTGCTCGAGCACCTCGAGCACCGCGGGCACGAGGCCTTCGTCGTCGCGCCGGGTGCGGGGCGGCGGCATCCGCTCGCCGTGCCGGGGCGGACGGTGCGTTCGATTCCGATGCCCCGGTACCCCGCGGTGCGGGTGGCGGCGCCGCCCGTGGCCTCGGTCGCACGGGCGCTGCGAGCGTTCCGGCCCGATGTCGTGCATCTCGCTTCGCCGTTCCTCCTCGGGTGGCAAGGGCTGCTCGCGGCCGAGGGGCTCGGTCTGCCGAGCGTCGCCGTCTACCAGACCGACGTCATCGCGTACACCGAGCGGTACGGCGTTCCCCACGCCACGGCGCTCACGGCGGCGCACGTGAGGCGGCTGCATCGTCGCGCGACGCTGACGCTCGCTCCCGCCGACGCGGCACGGCGGCAACTGCAGGACCTCGGTGTCGATCGCGTCGCGATCTGGGGCCGCGGGGTCGACGGCATCCGCTTCGCGCCCCACCGCCGCGACGAGGCCTGGCGTGGGCGTGTCGTTCCGGAAACGGCTGACGGCGACGTCGTCGTCGGATATGTCGGGCGGCTCGCCCCCGAGAAACAGATCGAAGATCTGGCGGCGCTCAGCTCGCTGCCCGGCGTTCGACTGGTCATCGTGGGCGACGGGCCCTCGCGGACGAGTCTGGAGAACCTCCTGCCGGATGCCGTCTTCCTCGGTCACCTGCAGGGCGACGCGCTCGCGACGGCGATGGCGAGCTTCGACGTGTTCGTGCATCCCGGTGAGAGCGAGACGTTCGGTCAGACCATCCAGGAGGCGCAGGCGAGCGGGGTGCCGGTCGTCGCGACCGGGCGCGGCGGACCCCTCGACCTCGTCCGCAGCAGCGTCGACGGGTGGCTGTACCGGCCCGGAGACGCGGACGACCTCCGCAGTCGGGTCGCTGACCTTGCGGGGGATGCGGCGAAGCGGCGAGCCTTCGGTGCTGCGGCCCGAGACGCCGTCGCCGGGCGGACCTGGGAGAGCCTCGGTGATGCCCTGATCGGCCACTATGAGCGCGCGGCGGAGCTGCACGCGATCGACCGCGTCCGGCGGGCCCGGGTGTGGCCGCGTGCCGAGCTGCCCGCCGCGGGCGAGGGGCCGCCGCTCTGGCGGCGCTACGTCGCGCTGGGCGACTCGATCACGGAGGGGCTCTGCGACACGTCGCGCATGCCGGCGGGGATGCACCGGGGGTGGGCGGATCGTCTCGCCCAGCTCCTCGCCGCCGCCGCGCCGCGGGGCAGCGGCGGAACGGGAGCCTTCCAGTATGCGAACCTCGCCGTCCGCAGTAGGCGCGTGCGTCACCTCGTCGACGAGCAGGTGCCCGCGTGCCTGGCGCTCCGACCCGACCTGGTGTCGGTGCTCATCGGAGCCAACGACCTCGTACAGGCGCGCGTCGACGTCGCGAGCGTCGCCGATGAGGTCGAGATCGCGGTCCGCCGACTGCGCGAATCCGGCGCCGACGTGCTGCTCGCGACCGTCTTCCTGCCGGGAAGGGCCGCAGCGGGCATGTTCGCGCGCCGCTTCGCGGCCTACAACGCCCGGTTGCGCGCGGTCGCCGCGAGCACCGGCGCGATCCTGGTCGATCTGGAGGCGGTACCCGAACTCGCCCGCCTCGACCTGTGGGCCGACGACAAGGTGCATCTGCGGTCGCGCGGACACCGGATCGTCGCCTATCGCGCGGCGGAAGCGCTCGGGGTGCCGCACGCCGAGGCGCTCGCCGGTCTCGACGAGGCCTTCCATCTCGACGACGACCCCGTCGTGTCGGGAACCTGGCTGCGTCGCGACGCGCTCCCGTGGGTGTGGCGGCGGCTGCGCGGTCGCACCGCCGGCGATGGCGTGTCGCCCAAGCTCCCCGCCTACGTCCGCATCGGCCCCACCGCCCCCCACCACTCCTCCCAGCCCCATTAG
- a CDS encoding response regulator, translated as MIGVLLVDDEALTLDLHRHYVERLEGFRVVAECSGARAALRALLESPTAPEIDLVLLDMTMPDGSGLDVLRHLRARARDVDVIAITSVRDADVVRQVVGLGAVQYLVKPFTFADFQERMSQYARFRARASETTGAATQAEIDALLGALRPVTAPIPKGLAPETLDRVSHRLREAGALSAREAAESLGMSRVAARRYLEHLADAGRAERAQRYGAPGRPEAEYRWRA; from the coding sequence ATGATCGGCGTCCTGCTCGTCGACGACGAAGCGCTCACCCTCGACCTGCACCGCCACTACGTCGAGCGTCTCGAGGGCTTCCGGGTCGTGGCCGAATGCAGCGGCGCGCGGGCCGCGTTGCGGGCGCTCCTCGAAAGCCCCACCGCGCCCGAGATCGACCTCGTGCTGCTCGACATGACGATGCCCGACGGATCAGGACTCGACGTCCTCCGTCATCTGCGGGCACGCGCGCGCGACGTCGACGTCATCGCGATCACCTCGGTGCGCGACGCCGATGTGGTCCGGCAGGTCGTCGGCCTCGGCGCGGTGCAGTACCTCGTGAAGCCCTTCACCTTCGCCGACTTCCAGGAGCGGATGTCGCAGTACGCGCGTTTCCGGGCCCGGGCCAGCGAGACCACGGGGGCGGCCACCCAGGCCGAGATCGATGCGCTGCTCGGAGCGCTGCGACCCGTCACCGCGCCCATCCCGAAGGGCCTGGCTCCCGAGACGCTCGACCGTGTGTCGCATCGGCTCCGCGAAGCCGGGGCGCTGTCGGCCCGCGAGGCGGCGGAGTCGCTCGGGATGTCGCGCGTCGCGGCGCGCCGGTACCTCGAACATCTCGCCGACGCCGGCAGGGCCGAGCGCGCGCAGCGCTACGGCGCGCCCGGCCGCCCGGAAGCGGAGTACCGCTGGCGCGCCTGA
- a CDS encoding sensor histidine kinase has product MRTRTRSAASLVFVAVAVAVAVLTLAIAGILIADGQRSARAEAERVTQAVAQTVADSTQVADLLAADDRDLASAELQPQVEQVIVDARVDFVTIMDPSGIRITHRDAARIGERYLGSIPAAAHALTEEFTGTLGPSIRTIVPVESDGQVVGWVSVGVTIGSIAATLTPRLLVVVGIAVALLAAGLVGAVVARRATRQVTGDLPAGAIRDAVSSFESLRTLGEALRAQTHEHGNRMHTAIALLELGRTPEAIEILAETSRQSQVLVDEVAARRDGDPTVGALLLGKASQAKERGIRWRSRIAPDAPRSVLSPVDAVSVVGNLIDNALDAAAGGPEPRWVEIRMTRTAEDELEIAVSDSGTGVPTDLRRRIFEHGFSTKPAGTEGRGVGLALVAAIVDDAGGMVALDHDPTTFRVVLPRRGA; this is encoded by the coding sequence ATGAGAACGCGCACCCGCAGCGCCGCCTCGCTCGTGTTCGTGGCAGTCGCGGTCGCCGTCGCCGTGCTCACCCTGGCGATCGCCGGCATCCTCATCGCCGACGGGCAGCGCTCCGCGCGCGCCGAAGCCGAGCGCGTCACGCAGGCTGTGGCCCAGACCGTCGCCGACTCGACCCAGGTCGCCGATCTCCTCGCCGCCGACGACCGTGACCTCGCGTCAGCCGAGCTGCAACCCCAGGTCGAACAGGTGATCGTCGATGCCCGTGTCGACTTCGTCACGATCATGGACCCGAGCGGCATCCGGATCACCCACCGGGACGCGGCGCGGATCGGCGAGCGCTACCTCGGCTCGATCCCGGCCGCGGCGCACGCGCTCACGGAGGAGTTCACCGGAACCCTCGGCCCGTCGATACGCACGATCGTTCCCGTGGAGAGCGACGGCCAGGTCGTCGGGTGGGTCTCGGTCGGCGTGACGATCGGCAGCATCGCGGCGACTCTGACGCCACGCCTCCTCGTCGTCGTCGGCATCGCCGTGGCCCTTCTCGCCGCCGGGCTCGTGGGTGCGGTCGTCGCGCGCCGGGCCACCCGGCAGGTCACCGGAGACCTGCCCGCCGGCGCCATCCGTGACGCGGTCTCGTCGTTCGAATCGCTCCGCACGCTCGGCGAGGCGCTGCGTGCGCAGACGCACGAGCACGGCAACCGCATGCACACCGCGATCGCCCTGCTCGAGCTGGGCCGGACCCCCGAGGCCATCGAGATCCTCGCCGAGACCTCGCGGCAGAGCCAGGTCCTCGTCGACGAGGTCGCCGCGCGGCGGGACGGCGACCCGACGGTCGGCGCCCTGCTGCTCGGCAAAGCTTCGCAGGCGAAGGAGCGCGGCATCCGCTGGCGCTCCCGCATCGCGCCCGACGCGCCGCGATCGGTGCTCTCGCCCGTCGACGCGGTCTCGGTCGTGGGTAACCTCATCGACAATGCGCTCGACGCCGCCGCCGGCGGTCCCGAGCCGCGCTGGGTGGAGATCAGGATGACGCGTACCGCGGAGGACGAGCTCGAGATCGCCGTCTCGGACTCGGGCACCGGCGTGCCGACAGACCTGCGGCGACGCATCTTCGAGCACGGCTTCTCGACGAAGCCCGCCGGCACCGAGGGGCGCGGTGTGGGTCTCGCTCTCGTCGCGGCGATCGTCGACGATGCGGGCGGCATGGTCGCCCTCGACCACGATCCGACGACGTTCCGGGTGGTTCTGCCGAGGAGGGGCGCATGA
- a CDS encoding cation:dicarboxylate symporter family transporter, translating to MALTSSFRLPGYNARKGKQAWDKHTWLYVSVILAVVLGAVVGLVWPTFAIGLEPLGKGFVNLIKMMIAPIIFCTIVVGVGSIAKAATVGRIGGLALLYFMVMSTFALAIGLIVGNIIHPGEGLNMQGATYDAGAAGEAKSTTDFLLGIIPTTFFSAFTGESVLQVLFIALLVGFALQGLGEKGAPIMSAVKNLQTLVFRILGMILWLAPIGAFGAIAAVVGKTGVAAIVSLGVLMIAFYITCIVFIVAVLGTLLYAVARINIFSLMKYLAREYLLIVGTSSSESALPRLIAKMEHVGVSKPVVGITVPTGYSFNLDGTAIYLTMASLFIAAGMGAPMSIPEQIGLLVFMIIASKGAAGVTGAGLATLAGGLQAYRPDLVNGVGVIVGIDRFMSEGRALTNFTGNAVATILIGTWTREFDRDQARAVLSGERPFDEAMLTGHGHDGMSDDTGAVSTQGLGDAALEEAAAKEERARLRREGATR from the coding sequence ATGGCTCTCACATCATCTTTCCGCCTCCCGGGATACAACGCCCGCAAAGGCAAGCAGGCCTGGGACAAGCACACGTGGCTCTATGTCTCGGTCATCCTGGCGGTCGTGCTGGGCGCGGTCGTCGGTCTCGTATGGCCTACCTTCGCCATCGGTCTCGAGCCGCTCGGCAAGGGGTTCGTCAACCTCATCAAGATGATGATCGCGCCGATCATCTTCTGCACGATCGTCGTGGGGGTCGGCTCGATCGCGAAGGCTGCGACCGTCGGGCGCATCGGCGGCCTCGCCCTGCTCTACTTCATGGTGATGTCGACCTTCGCGCTGGCGATCGGGCTCATCGTGGGCAACATCATCCACCCGGGTGAGGGGCTCAACATGCAGGGCGCGACCTACGATGCCGGGGCTGCGGGTGAGGCGAAGTCGACGACCGACTTCCTGCTCGGCATCATCCCGACCACGTTCTTCTCGGCGTTCACGGGCGAGAGCGTGCTGCAGGTGCTGTTCATCGCCCTGCTGGTGGGTTTCGCGCTCCAGGGGCTCGGCGAGAAGGGCGCGCCGATCATGAGCGCCGTGAAGAACCTGCAGACGCTGGTCTTCCGCATCCTCGGCATGATCCTGTGGCTCGCCCCGATCGGGGCCTTCGGCGCGATCGCCGCGGTGGTCGGCAAGACGGGCGTCGCCGCCATCGTGAGCCTCGGCGTGCTGATGATCGCGTTCTACATCACGTGCATCGTCTTCATCGTGGCGGTGCTCGGCACGCTGCTCTACGCCGTCGCGCGGATCAACATCTTCAGCCTGATGAAGTACCTCGCCCGCGAGTACCTCCTGATCGTCGGCACGTCGTCGAGCGAATCCGCGCTGCCCCGACTGATCGCCAAGATGGAGCATGTCGGCGTCTCGAAGCCGGTCGTGGGCATCACGGTTCCCACCGGATACTCGTTCAACCTCGACGGGACCGCCATCTACCTCACGATGGCCTCGCTGTTCATCGCCGCGGGCATGGGCGCCCCGATGTCGATCCCCGAGCAGATCGGCCTGCTGGTCTTCATGATCATCGCGTCGAAGGGCGCCGCCGGAGTCACCGGTGCGGGCCTCGCGACCCTCGCCGGCGGTCTGCAGGCCTACCGTCCCGACCTCGTCAACGGCGTCGGTGTCATCGTCGGCATCGACCGCTTCATGTCGGAGGGTCGCGCGCTGACGAACTTCACGGGCAACGCGGTCGCGACGATCCTCATCGGAACCTGGACGCGCGAGTTCGACCGTGACCAGGCCCGCGCCGTGCTGAGCGGCGAGCGTCCGTTCGACGAGGCGATGCTCACCGGTCACGGACACGACGGGATGTCGGACGACACCGGCGCCGTGAGCACGCAGGGTCTCGGTGACGCGGCGCTCGAGGAAGCGGCGGCGAAGGAGGAGCGCGCTCGCCTCCGCCGCGAGGGCGCGACGCGCTGA
- a CDS encoding DUF5302 domain-containing protein yields MSEADKPASAASDDVKRKFREALEKKNAQHRTGEAHLDGDSSVHASHGAMTKREFRRKSG; encoded by the coding sequence ATGAGCGAAGCAGACAAGCCCGCAAGCGCGGCATCCGACGATGTGAAGCGCAAGTTCCGCGAGGCGCTCGAGAAGAAGAACGCACAGCACCGCACCGGAGAGGCTCACCTCGACGGCGACTCGTCGGTGCACGCGTCGCACGGTGCGATGACGAAGCGCGAGTTCCGCCGCAAGAGCGGCTGA
- a CDS encoding polyribonucleotide nucleotidyltransferase, with product MEGPEITAAEAVLDNGRFGTRTVRFETGRLAQQAQGAVAAYLDEETMLLSATSAGKHPREGFDFFPLTVDVEERSYAAGKIPGSFFRREGRPSTEAILVCRLIDRPLRPSFVDGLRNEVQIVITVLSIAPGEYYDALAINAASASTQISGLPFSGPIAGVRLALVPGHGEHEDQWVVFPNQKVVEEAVFDLTVAGRVLPDGEVAIMMVEAEATEGSWNLIKGGAVKPSEEVVAQGLEAAKPFIKQLVDAQASMAASASREPGVYPVFPPYAPEVYDFVAERAYGELTSVYQIADKQERQSADDAIKDRVKGEVAAAVEAEQLPASALAEFSAAYKSVTKKIVRGRILSEGVRIDGRGLADIRPLDAEVQVIPRVHGSAIFQRGETQILGVTTLNMLKMEQQIDSLSPTTSKRYLHHYNFPPYSTGETGRVGSPKRREIGHGFLAERALVPVLPSREEFPYAIRQVSEALGSNGSTSMGSVCASTLSLLNAGVPLRAPVAGIAMGLVSDQVDGETRYAALTDILGAEDALGDMDFKVAGTSEFVTAIQLDTKLDGIPSSVLSAALTQAKEARLTILGVLNAAIDSPDEMAPTAPRVISVQIPVDKIGELIGPKGKTINSIQDETGADISIEEDGTVYIGATDGPSAEAARARVNAIANPTNPEVGEQFLGTVVKIATFGAFISLLPGKDGLLHVSEVRKLAGGKRVENVEDVLGVGQKILVRITKIDDRGKLSLEPVLEETADQDGSAAASEGPEAPAEG from the coding sequence TTGGAAGGTCCAGAAATCACCGCAGCCGAAGCCGTCCTCGACAACGGCCGCTTCGGCACCCGCACCGTCCGGTTCGAGACCGGACGCCTGGCACAGCAGGCGCAGGGCGCCGTTGCCGCCTACCTCGACGAGGAGACGATGCTCCTCTCGGCCACCAGCGCCGGAAAGCACCCGCGCGAAGGCTTCGACTTCTTCCCGCTCACCGTCGACGTCGAAGAGCGCTCGTACGCCGCCGGCAAGATCCCCGGCTCGTTCTTCCGCCGCGAGGGCCGCCCCTCGACCGAGGCGATCCTCGTCTGCCGTCTGATCGACCGTCCGCTGCGCCCGTCGTTCGTCGACGGCCTGCGCAACGAGGTCCAGATCGTCATCACGGTCCTCTCGATCGCGCCCGGCGAGTACTACGACGCGCTCGCGATCAACGCGGCCTCCGCCTCGACCCAGATCTCGGGTCTGCCGTTCTCCGGCCCGATCGCCGGCGTGCGCCTGGCGCTCGTCCCCGGTCACGGCGAGCACGAGGACCAGTGGGTCGTCTTCCCGAACCAGAAGGTCGTCGAAGAGGCGGTCTTCGACCTCACCGTCGCCGGCCGGGTGCTCCCCGACGGCGAAGTGGCCATCATGATGGTCGAGGCCGAGGCGACCGAGGGCAGCTGGAACCTCATCAAGGGTGGCGCCGTCAAGCCGAGCGAAGAGGTCGTCGCGCAGGGCCTCGAGGCCGCGAAGCCCTTCATCAAGCAGCTCGTCGACGCGCAGGCGTCGATGGCCGCGTCGGCATCGCGTGAGCCGGGTGTCTACCCCGTCTTCCCGCCCTACGCTCCCGAGGTCTACGACTTCGTGGCCGAGCGTGCGTACGGCGAGCTGACGAGCGTCTACCAGATCGCCGACAAGCAGGAGCGCCAGAGCGCCGACGACGCGATCAAGGACCGTGTCAAGGGCGAGGTCGCCGCCGCCGTCGAGGCTGAGCAGCTGCCCGCGTCCGCGCTCGCGGAGTTCTCCGCCGCGTACAAGTCGGTCACGAAGAAGATCGTCCGCGGCCGCATCCTCAGCGAGGGTGTGCGTATCGACGGTCGCGGTCTGGCCGACATCCGTCCGCTCGACGCCGAGGTGCAGGTCATCCCGCGCGTCCACGGCTCCGCGATCTTCCAGCGCGGCGAGACCCAGATCCTGGGCGTCACCACGCTGAACATGCTGAAGATGGAGCAGCAGATCGACTCGCTCTCGCCCACGACGAGCAAGCGCTACCTGCACCACTACAACTTCCCGCCCTACTCGACCGGTGAGACCGGTCGCGTCGGCAGCCCGAAGCGTCGCGAGATCGGGCACGGCTTCCTCGCCGAGCGCGCCCTCGTGCCGGTGCTGCCGAGCCGCGAGGAGTTCCCGTACGCGATCCGTCAGGTCTCCGAGGCCCTCGGGTCGAACGGCTCGACCTCGATGGGCTCGGTGTGCGCCTCGACCCTGTCGCTGCTGAACGCCGGTGTGCCCCTGCGCGCCCCGGTCGCCGGTATCGCGATGGGCCTCGTGTCCGACCAGGTCGACGGTGAGACCCGCTACGCGGCGCTGACCGACATCCTGGGCGCCGAGGACGCGCTCGGCGACATGGACTTCAAGGTCGCCGGCACGAGCGAGTTCGTCACGGCGATCCAGCTCGACACGAAGCTCGACGGCATCCCGTCGTCGGTGCTCTCGGCAGCGCTGACCCAGGCCAAGGAGGCTCGTCTGACGATCCTCGGTGTCCTGAACGCCGCCATCGACAGCCCCGACGAGATGGCACCGACCGCTCCGCGCGTCATCAGCGTCCAGATCCCGGTCGACAAGATCGGCGAGCTGATCGGCCCCAAGGGCAAGACGATCAACTCGATCCAGGACGAGACGGGCGCCGACATCTCGATCGAAGAGGACGGCACCGTCTACATCGGCGCGACCGACGGCCCCTCGGCCGAGGCTGCTCGTGCCCGCGTGAACGCGATCGCCAACCCCACCAACCCGGAGGTCGGCGAGCAGTTCCTCGGAACCGTCGTGAAGATCGCGACGTTCGGCGCGTTCATATCGCTCCTGCCCGGCAAGGACGGACTGCTGCACGTCAGCGAGGTCCGCAAGCTCGCCGGTGGCAAGCGCGTCGAGAACGTCGAGGATGTCCTCGGTGTCGGCCAGAAGATCCTCGTGCGCATCACGAAGATCGACGACCGCGGCAAGCTCTCCCTCGAGCCCGTTCTCGAGGAGACCGCCGATCAGGACGGCTCGGCCGCTGCGAGCGAGGGCCCCGAGGCTCCCGCCGAAGGCTGA